One region of uncultured Methanolobus sp. genomic DNA includes:
- a CDS encoding tRNA uridine(34) 5-carboxymethylaminomethyl modification radical SAM/GNAT enzyme Elp3, whose translation MVLDGSIKDEKELNSAKKKIAKDFHLSTLPKNADIIISGNDKEQEIARAVLQRKPVRTISGVAVIAAMTSPAPCPHGICVPCPGGPNSDFHSPQSYMGREPSTMRAMQFEYDPYKIVTNRLTQLKQIGHEVKKAELIVMGGTFSARSIDYQEWYTKRCIEAMNDFYGDSWRQDAKPIGKTIPYYTIEDVQKANETAEVRNTGITFETRPDWAKTHHIDKMLELGATKVEIGVQSTYDFILERMKRGHTVAESIEANRILRDSALKVGFHMMPGLPGTDMEMDIRNFKHLFNNPGFRPDYLKIYPTLVTEGTELHRMWKEGKYQAIGDDEATLLLSEIKTFIPKWVRLQRIQRDIPSPQILAGVRKSNIRQLAHEHLEEHGGKCRCIRCREVGHNILKGNEPDTENIELTVESYECCGGQEYFIAFEDIEKDILIGFLRLRFPARPHREELADAALVRELHIYGSTVAVGKEASRNDWQHRGYGRDLIKYAEELAANAGYSKLAIISGIGVRGYYRKAGYELEKTYMVKCLQ comes from the coding sequence ATGGTACTGGATGGCAGCATTAAAGATGAAAAAGAGCTCAATAGTGCAAAAAAAAAGATAGCAAAGGATTTTCACCTTTCCACTCTTCCAAAGAATGCTGACATAATCATATCAGGAAACGATAAAGAGCAGGAAATTGCCAGGGCTGTACTTCAGCGCAAACCGGTCAGGACAATCTCAGGCGTAGCAGTTATAGCTGCAATGACATCACCTGCACCATGCCCTCACGGAATATGTGTTCCATGTCCCGGAGGACCAAATTCTGATTTTCATTCACCTCAGAGCTACATGGGAAGAGAACCTTCTACCATGAGAGCTATGCAGTTCGAATACGATCCCTACAAGATCGTAACGAACAGACTGACCCAGTTAAAGCAGATAGGACATGAAGTGAAAAAAGCCGAACTGATAGTCATGGGTGGAACATTTTCCGCCAGGTCAATTGACTATCAGGAATGGTACACAAAACGCTGCATTGAAGCCATGAACGACTTTTACGGCGATTCATGGAGACAGGATGCAAAACCAATTGGAAAGACAATTCCATATTACACCATTGAAGATGTCCAGAAGGCCAATGAGACTGCAGAAGTCAGGAACACTGGCATCACTTTTGAAACACGTCCCGACTGGGCAAAGACACATCATATTGATAAAATGCTTGAACTTGGTGCCACCAAAGTTGAGATTGGCGTCCAAAGCACCTATGACTTCATACTTGAAAGAATGAAGCGTGGACACACTGTTGCCGAAAGCATTGAGGCTAACAGAATACTAAGAGACAGCGCCCTGAAAGTAGGATTCCACATGATGCCGGGACTCCCCGGAACTGACATGGAAATGGACATCAGAAACTTCAAACACCTTTTTAATAATCCTGGGTTCAGGCCTGATTACCTGAAAATATATCCCACACTTGTCACCGAAGGTACGGAACTTCACCGGATGTGGAAAGAAGGAAAATATCAGGCAATTGGGGATGATGAAGCTACACTGCTGCTTTCAGAGATTAAAACCTTTATCCCGAAGTGGGTCAGGTTACAACGCATACAGAGAGACATCCCTTCGCCCCAGATTCTTGCAGGTGTCAGAAAAAGCAACATACGCCAGCTTGCACATGAGCACCTGGAAGAGCATGGAGGAAAATGCCGCTGTATCAGGTGTCGTGAAGTTGGCCACAATATACTCAAAGGAAATGAACCTGACACAGAAAACATTGAGCTAACTGTTGAATCATATGAGTGTTGCGGGGGACAGGAATACTTTATTGCCTTTGAAGACATCGAAAAGGACATTCTTATAGGATTTCTGAGATTAAGGTTCCCGGCAAGGCCTCACCGCGAAGAACTTGCAGATGCTGCCCTTGTCAGAGAGCTACACATATACGGTTCAACTGTAGCAGTTGGAAAGGAAGCCAGCAGGAATGACTGGCAGCACAGGGGTTATGGGAGAGACCTGATTAAATATGCAGAAGAACTTGCGGCAAATGCAGGTTACAGCAAACTTGCCATAATAAGTGGTATTGGAGTTCGTGGGTACTACCGAAAAGCTGGCTACGAACTGGAAAAAACATATATGGTAAAATGCCTGCAATAG
- a CDS encoding AAA family ATPase has translation MKDLWTVKYRPKTFDDIIGNEQSLDMIRKLAMSNNLPHLVFHGPENSGKSSTAFALAFELYGEDYERNMAYFNASDFFEQGKSYLVRDKRFLRILGTDDPKKIKSSVIHIFKEVINEYASMRPVDSDYKIILIDNAESLNSDSQHALRRIMEKYTTTCRFILSTTQPSKLITPLRSRGLQLFFTYVSDNKMTKYISEIVENEGLAVSTDGIAALVYHAKGNLARALNTLQTASILPGCSEIGPQQIYDATLGEQSENVKKLFESMVGKNILEARKYIDELILGEGLSGQEILLQLHKATINSNEPEDIIATWVTKIADTDLYLTESSNERIQLEALVAGFCQQC, from the coding sequence TTGAAGGACCTGTGGACTGTAAAATACCGGCCTAAGACCTTTGATGACATCATCGGTAACGAACAATCACTGGACATGATCAGAAAACTGGCCATGTCCAATAATCTTCCCCATCTTGTATTTCATGGCCCGGAAAATTCCGGCAAGTCAAGCACAGCCTTTGCACTTGCTTTTGAACTATACGGGGAAGATTACGAGCGCAACATGGCATACTTTAACGCATCTGATTTCTTTGAGCAGGGGAAAAGCTACCTTGTACGTGACAAGAGATTCCTGCGCATCCTTGGAACCGATGATCCTAAAAAAATCAAAAGCAGTGTAATCCACATCTTCAAAGAAGTCATCAATGAATATGCCAGCATGAGACCTGTAGATTCAGACTACAAGATAATCCTCATTGATAATGCAGAATCACTGAATTCTGATTCCCAGCATGCCCTCAGACGAATAATGGAAAAATACACTACAACATGCCGTTTCATTCTTTCCACAACCCAGCCTTCAAAACTGATAACTCCTTTAAGATCCAGGGGTCTGCAACTATTTTTCACATATGTTTCTGATAACAAAATGACAAAGTACATCTCAGAAATTGTGGAAAATGAAGGACTAGCCGTCAGCACAGACGGAATTGCAGCACTTGTATATCATGCAAAAGGTAATTTGGCCAGAGCACTGAATACGTTGCAGACAGCATCCATCCTGCCGGGTTGCAGTGAGATCGGACCTCAGCAGATATACGATGCAACTCTGGGAGAGCAATCCGAAAATGTCAAGAAGCTTTTTGAGTCCATGGTCGGAAAGAATATTCTTGAAGCCAGGAAATATATTGACGAACTTATTCTTGGAGAGGGATTATCCGGACAGGAAATTCTGTTACAGCTACATAAGGCTACCATAAATTCTAACGAACCTGAGGATATTATTGCAACATGGGTCACAAAGATAGCTGATACTGACCTTTATCTTACAGAAAGTTCTAACGAGAGAATACAGCTTGAAGCACTGGTTGCAGGATTCTGTCAGCAGTGCTGA
- a CDS encoding preprotein translocase subunit SecD translates to MRDDEKEQSLFKDTRVIIFIIAILGSIIFIQPWYSSDEGFTTNLNYGLDLEGGSWLQLKLQGAVTQLDADSGLLVKEIVNINLAEDVTITSVNEGEDGVTVTFTSTSVLTNNQMDQLGVGQTTISRSNNVTQVELHSSKGTLISTYIADSLKTEVIPTLISDGVEYEIRTAITQEELEALMEKVRGSILTDINGDPIYKEGVSTETRDLTKEILSDKLNSLGLKDIPVKTVGDDYILIDFAGIDLATAKNIAERPGKFEIRIITQGNESKHALYGDEIESVSIVGYHEDEGQWYVPFTLTDAGAQALQEIAIETGATQDPMSHNLVMYLDGNEVYSAPLSYSAASKLEQAPIYSWQASTGADEDSKIRAEELQIHLRAGALPVNVELMGSGHVDAALGQQFKTQAVIAGMIALLAVAFVIFRKYNKPAILIPMVSTSISEVIMILGFASAIGWQLDLASIAGIIAAIGTGIDHLVIITDEVLYEGKLPPRKVYLSRITKAFGIIFAASATTIIAMSPLVVMGFGTLKGFAITTIVGVLIGILIARPVYGKVIHEVLASGAEAETQ, encoded by the coding sequence ATGAGAGACGATGAAAAAGAACAAAGCCTGTTCAAAGACACAAGAGTGATCATATTCATTATTGCAATACTTGGCTCTATAATATTCATACAACCTTGGTACAGTTCAGATGAAGGGTTCACAACTAACCTCAACTATGGACTTGATCTTGAGGGTGGTTCCTGGCTCCAGCTGAAACTTCAGGGTGCAGTTACACAGCTCGATGCTGACAGCGGTCTTCTGGTAAAAGAAATCGTCAATATCAACCTTGCAGAAGACGTTACTATTACATCTGTGAACGAAGGAGAAGATGGTGTTACAGTAACCTTCACATCGACTTCGGTACTCACAAATAACCAGATGGACCAGCTTGGCGTTGGTCAGACAACCATCTCACGAAGCAACAATGTAACACAGGTAGAACTTCATTCTTCTAAAGGAACACTCATCAGCACATACATTGCAGATTCATTGAAAACAGAAGTGATTCCCACACTCATTTCCGATGGTGTTGAATACGAGATCAGGACTGCTATCACACAGGAAGAACTTGAAGCACTGATGGAAAAGGTTAGAGGATCCATTTTAACTGACATTAACGGAGATCCGATCTATAAAGAAGGAGTGTCAACTGAAACAAGAGACCTCACAAAAGAGATCCTCAGTGACAAGCTCAATTCCCTTGGACTTAAGGACATCCCTGTGAAAACTGTTGGTGATGACTACATACTTATTGATTTTGCAGGAATTGACCTTGCAACTGCCAAAAATATTGCAGAAAGACCCGGTAAATTCGAGATAAGAATTATAACCCAGGGCAACGAGTCAAAGCACGCCCTTTACGGTGACGAGATAGAATCCGTAAGCATTGTCGGTTATCATGAAGATGAAGGCCAATGGTACGTACCTTTCACACTGACAGATGCCGGTGCCCAGGCACTTCAGGAAATTGCCATTGAAACAGGTGCTACACAGGATCCAATGTCACACAACCTTGTGATGTACCTTGACGGGAATGAAGTTTATAGTGCACCTTTAAGTTACTCGGCCGCATCCAAACTTGAGCAGGCGCCAATATACTCATGGCAGGCATCAACCGGTGCAGATGAAGACAGCAAGATAAGGGCTGAAGAGTTACAGATACACCTGCGTGCAGGAGCTTTACCTGTCAACGTAGAACTTATGGGATCAGGACATGTGGATGCAGCCCTTGGGCAGCAGTTCAAAACACAGGCCGTTATTGCAGGAATGATAGCACTTCTTGCAGTTGCATTCGTAATCTTCAGGAAATACAACAAGCCTGCAATACTGATACCAATGGTCAGCACTTCAATCAGTGAAGTAATAATGATACTCGGATTTGCATCTGCAATTGGATGGCAGCTTGATCTTGCAAGTATAGCCGGCATCATAGCAGCCATAGGAACTGGTATTGACCACCTTGTGATAATCACAGATGAAGTGCTTTATGAAGGAAAACTCCCACCAAGGAAAGTTTACCTTTCAAGAATAACAAAAGCATTCGGAATAATATTTGCAGCATCTGCAACAACCATTATTGCAATGTCACCACTTGTTGTCATGGGATTTGGAACCCTGAAAGGGTTTGCGATCACAACAATTGTTGGTGTCCTCATAGGAATATTGATTGCAAGACCGGTATATGGCAAGGTAATACATGAAGTACTTGCATCCGGTGCAGAAGCAGAAACCCAATAA
- a CDS encoding cytidine/deoxycytidylate deaminase family protein: MTERPGIDDYFLEIATVVAKRSTCLRNRVGAVIARDKRILSTGYNGAPRNMEHCLDIGCIREQNNIASGTRHEKCRAVHAEQNAIIQAALHGVSTDGATLYCTHQPCILCAKMIINSNIKRVVYIQPYPDTDALGFFEDAGVEVVNIPISDFA; this comes from the coding sequence ATGACTGAAAGGCCAGGTATAGATGATTATTTTCTTGAGATTGCTACGGTTGTGGCCAAACGTTCCACTTGTTTGCGAAACCGGGTTGGAGCTGTGATTGCCAGGGATAAACGTATACTTTCCACAGGTTACAATGGCGCACCGAGAAATATGGAACATTGTCTTGATATAGGTTGTATAAGGGAGCAAAATAATATTGCCTCAGGGACACGTCACGAAAAATGTCGTGCTGTGCACGCCGAGCAGAATGCTATTATCCAGGCTGCCCTGCATGGAGTGAGCACAGACGGTGCAACACTTTACTGCACTCACCAGCCATGCATACTATGTGCTAAAATGATAATCAATTCAAATATCAAAAGGGTCGTTTACATCCAGCCTTATCCTGACACAGATGCACTTGGATTCTTTGAAGATGCAGGCGTGGAAGTTGTTAACATCCCGATATCAGACTTTGCTTAA
- a CDS encoding coenzyme F420-0:L-glutamate ligase encodes MEVFTVENIPLINEGDDITSIICERSTIEDNDIIVIASTIVAKAEGRMFRLEDIIPGEKALEIADKHNLDARFVQAVLDRSKEVLVDYPIFLVETQNGHVCIKAGIDDSNVDTGYLADLPSNPDESAKKIGLALEQKTGKKISVILTDTNGRAFKIGQTGIAIGVYKIHPIMNWKGQKDLFGNVLEITEEAIADEIAGAANLLMGEGDGGYPVVIVRGLKFRSEEASIQEMYRSDREDIIKKGLRCLSKV; translated from the coding sequence ATGGAAGTTTTTACTGTGGAAAATATTCCCCTGATAAATGAAGGGGATGATATTACATCGATCATCTGCGAAAGAAGCACCATAGAAGACAATGATATCATAGTGATAGCTTCAACAATTGTTGCCAAGGCCGAAGGCAGGATGTTCAGGCTTGAGGACATTATTCCCGGGGAAAAGGCATTAGAGATCGCAGATAAGCACAATCTTGATGCAAGGTTTGTCCAGGCAGTTCTTGACCGAAGTAAGGAAGTACTGGTAGATTATCCGATCTTCCTGGTTGAAACACAGAATGGACATGTGTGCATCAAGGCAGGAATCGATGACTCAAACGTTGACACCGGATATCTGGCAGACCTGCCATCTAATCCTGATGAGAGCGCAAAGAAAATAGGATTAGCTTTGGAGCAGAAAACAGGAAAGAAAATCAGTGTTATACTCACAGACACAAATGGCAGGGCGTTTAAGATCGGCCAGACAGGAATTGCCATTGGAGTCTACAAAATACATCCCATCATGAACTGGAAAGGACAGAAAGACCTTTTTGGTAACGTACTGGAGATTACAGAAGAAGCTATCGCAGATGAGATCGCAGGAGCAGCAAACCTGCTTATGGGAGAAGGTGACGGCGGATACCCGGTGGTAATTGTCAGAGGACTTAAATTCAGGTCAGAAGAAGCATCCATTCAGGAAATGTATCGCAGTGACCGGGAAGATATAATTAAAAAAGGACTTCGCTGTTTAAGCAAAGTCTGA
- a CDS encoding helix-turn-helix domain-containing protein yields MDSELLEQIVTNLKDINSKLDKLIVQVETRDEQISEKERIMADSLDVITLLSLPDHLRTTATTLFEIGPATADEISQITNKERAVESNYLNQLVRMNHVRKYREGRKVYFRINDSLKKK; encoded by the coding sequence TTGGACTCTGAACTCCTAGAACAGATTGTCACTAACTTAAAAGATATAAATTCCAAGCTTGACAAGCTTATAGTACAGGTTGAGACAAGAGATGAACAAATCAGTGAAAAAGAAAGGATTATGGCAGATTCCCTTGATGTAATCACATTGTTATCTCTTCCGGACCATTTAAGAACAACTGCAACGACTTTATTTGAGATAGGACCGGCAACAGCAGATGAGATATCACAAATCACAAATAAAGAAAGAGCAGTTGAAAGTAATTATCTTAACCAGCTTGTTAGAATGAACCATGTCAGAAAATACAGGGAAGGAAGAAAAGTCTATTTCCGCATTAATGACAGTTTAAAGAAAAAATAA
- a CDS encoding MinD/ParA family protein: MTLTLAIHSSKGGTGKTSIAVNLAVAFASAGKNTCLIDLDLRGPSLCSIFEPENRFWINDFLSGKCSMKDTLTDVRDEMETDAHLYLSFSNPDIREIRDLVSKDRDWQAGALKALMNGKRELGDKNLDVIIFDTSPGVEYESINAVAASDMVIIVRNDTNACTCCTEQLIKGVYSLLDKKSGIIDNMSHQNCLDIVGKERYGVPVLATIPCMCEIATRSKDEILVHTDPEHLFSRNIISIKEKIESMQ; the protein is encoded by the coding sequence ATGACACTCACATTAGCAATTCACTCTTCTAAAGGGGGTACGGGAAAAACCAGTATTGCGGTGAACCTGGCAGTCGCTTTTGCATCTGCCGGGAAAAATACGTGCTTGATAGATCTTGATCTTAGGGGACCGTCCCTCTGCTCAATATTCGAACCGGAAAACCGTTTCTGGATAAATGATTTTCTCTCAGGGAAATGCAGCATGAAAGATACACTTACCGATGTCAGGGATGAAATGGAAACTGATGCCCACCTGTATCTTAGTTTTTCAAATCCGGATATCAGGGAAATAAGGGATCTGGTAAGCAAAGACCGTGACTGGCAGGCTGGGGCTTTAAAAGCCCTCATGAACGGAAAGAGAGAGCTTGGTGATAAAAACCTGGATGTGATAATATTTGACACCAGCCCGGGAGTTGAATATGAGTCCATTAATGCTGTGGCTGCGTCAGATATGGTAATCATAGTACGCAATGATACTAATGCATGCACCTGCTGTACGGAACAATTGATCAAAGGAGTGTACTCCCTTCTCGATAAGAAATCCGGCATCATTGACAATATGTCCCATCAAAACTGTCTTGATATAGTTGGCAAAGAAAGATATGGGGTTCCTGTCCTTGCAACTATTCCATGCATGTGTGAGATAGCAACCAGAAGTAAGGACGAAATCCTTGTCCACACAGACCCTGAACACCTATTCTCTAGAAACATAATTTCAATCAAAGAAAAAATTGAATCAATGCAATAA
- a CDS encoding protein translocase subunit SecF, whose translation MEVGLTERLDSFVRKHNDRQLATLPLAVFVISLIILAITFASSGSPVKLGMDFEGGTMISMATQESVSAIEQKYADYPITDVRQAGSRVIMQFGPMNNELQQELVSDVIDSYENVEINQIGPVYGASLQKQAVKAVIISFIGMAIVVFLIFRTFVPSVAVVLSALSDIAIAAAFMNIVGIELSLATVAALLMLIGYSVDSDILLTTRVLKRRGTPQENISNAMHTGVTMTTTTLAALVAMYFVSTFSYVLSPSFSQITLLSNISIVLIFGLVADMMNTWMLNTSILRWHVTNVGTRRRKA comes from the coding sequence ATGGAAGTCGGTTTGACTGAACGTTTAGATTCTTTTGTAAGAAAACATAACGACCGGCAGCTTGCAACATTACCGCTTGCTGTATTTGTTATTTCACTGATTATACTTGCAATTACTTTTGCAAGCAGCGGATCACCTGTGAAACTTGGAATGGATTTTGAAGGTGGAACCATGATCTCTATGGCGACCCAGGAAAGTGTGTCAGCCATTGAGCAGAAGTATGCAGATTACCCGATCACTGACGTCAGACAGGCCGGATCACGCGTAATAATGCAGTTTGGACCAATGAATAACGAACTGCAACAGGAACTCGTAAGCGATGTAATAGATTCCTATGAGAATGTGGAAATCAACCAGATAGGACCTGTATACGGTGCAAGCCTGCAGAAACAGGCAGTAAAGGCAGTTATTATTTCATTTATAGGAATGGCCATTGTGGTCTTTTTGATATTCAGGACGTTTGTACCTTCTGTGGCAGTTGTCCTTTCAGCATTATCAGACATTGCGATCGCAGCGGCATTCATGAACATTGTAGGAATAGAATTGTCCCTTGCTACTGTAGCAGCTCTTTTGATGCTTATCGGTTATTCGGTTGACAGTGATATTTTGCTTACCACAAGGGTCCTGAAACGACGCGGAACCCCGCAGGAGAACATCAGCAATGCAATGCATACAGGAGTTACAATGACAACAACAACTCTTGCAGCGCTTGTGGCAATGTATTTTGTATCAACATTCTCCTACGTCCTCAGTCCTTCATTTTCGCAAATTACTCTTCTCTCGAACATATCCATCGTCCTCATCTTCGGACTGGTGGCAGATATGATGAACACCTGGATGCTTAACACATCAATCCTCAGGTGGCATGTCACAAATGTTGGCACAAGGAGGAGAAAAGCATGA
- a CDS encoding transposase, translating to MAKKVMMYGGVQFEDSIENYLNRESASICQFLHFLCIEDISQYLERTVYANKSWHYKYNISSMIKLFIVMCFRQLSYEKTVASLTEEEAILLAFCDNNGVVKLPSSKTLHNFVKYRLGEDGITEIMMLVGERILKLAQIKEAKIDSTPLEASRYDKYADYNPHYKCKMDKAHITMVGTYPVFMTHTNGKAGDTHELIKHIQALKKMNADIDMYSADTGYKAFKNHADIWYHLNARPVIAYPKNAVISKEGEMDKIDHWVNKMWFLGGNILASTEEKLKFLYEIGMSKQVGMNLRNQNMRDESFYELYKKRGECESKHGHIKDVVKFDIRRIRAESRKLYSLLNFVAYQLLVLTEIQNGFEKRNSFGSFY from the coding sequence ATGGCTAAAAAAGTAATGATGTATGGAGGAGTCCAATTTGAGGACTCTATTGAAAACTATCTGAACAGGGAAAGCGCCTCAATTTGCCAATTCCTGCACTTTCTCTGCATAGAAGATATTTCACAGTACTTAGAGCGTACTGTGTATGCCAACAAAAGTTGGCATTACAAATATAACATTTCCTCAATGATAAAACTCTTCATTGTTATGTGTTTCAGGCAGTTATCTTATGAGAAAACTGTCGCCTCATTAACAGAAGAAGAGGCAATACTACTCGCTTTTTGCGATAACAATGGTGTTGTAAAACTTCCTTCATCAAAGACCTTACATAATTTTGTAAAATATCGATTAGGAGAAGATGGAATAACTGAAATAATGATGTTAGTTGGAGAAAGAATCCTTAAACTTGCTCAAATAAAAGAAGCTAAGATCGATTCAACTCCGCTTGAAGCTTCAAGATACGATAAATATGCGGATTATAATCCTCATTACAAATGCAAGATGGACAAAGCTCATATCACGATGGTAGGAACTTATCCCGTGTTCATGACACATACAAATGGCAAAGCAGGAGATACTCATGAACTCATCAAACACATTCAAGCATTGAAGAAAATGAATGCTGATATTGACATGTATTCTGCAGATACGGGTTATAAAGCATTCAAGAATCATGCAGATATCTGGTATCATTTGAATGCAAGGCCAGTTATTGCATATCCAAAAAATGCTGTGATCAGCAAAGAGGGCGAAATGGACAAAATCGATCATTGGGTAAATAAAATGTGGTTTCTGGGTGGGAATATACTTGCAAGTACTGAAGAAAAACTAAAATTCCTATATGAGATTGGAATGTCTAAACAGGTTGGGATGAACTTACGTAATCAAAATATGAGGGATGAATCGTTCTATGAGCTATACAAGAAAAGAGGAGAATGCGAATCAAAGCACGGACACATTAAAGATGTAGTCAAGTTCGATATAAGAAGAATCAGAGCAGAGAGTAGAAAGCTCTACTCTCTGCTGAATTTTGTAGCGTATCAGTTACTTGTACTTACAGAAATACAGAATGGGTTTGAGAAAAGAAATTCATTTGGAAGCTTTTATTGA